In Nymphaea colorata isolate Beijing-Zhang1983 chromosome 10, ASM883128v2, whole genome shotgun sequence, the genomic stretch ATCTTGGGAGTTGGGACGGAATGTGTTCATCAACATTCTGTCTGCACAACTCAAACACGagatccaacacattaaactcTTGGCCTCCTTCAATTTGAAGGTCTTGAAGCCCAACCAGCGCACAAAATGTAATGAAATTAACAGAACTGCCGGCCTCTTTTTCGTGTCTGCCTAATcttggaagaagaagaggatgaaagGGCCTGACATGAGAGGCAATGTGCTAAGGCTAGCCAAGGTGACCTGCCTACTCAATGTCAAGAAACAAGACAAGAAGAATGGCCCTTGTCTTATATCATTGAATCAAGAAGGCAAGTCATCCTTGGCTACCAGAGCACATTGGCACCTCCACAGGTGAGGCCCATCCTCTGATCGATCGCTCGCCAAGCAATGACAATGATATGGAGGTTCAGCAGGCACCATTATATAGACAATGATTTGGAAGGGCAGGCCAAAGACAAGATTCGATGCATTGGAATTGAGATCATGCAATGGATCCTCCCCTCCATGCCTTCACATCTTGATTGCAACACCAAAAATATTTCTTCTCCATCTAAACCAGATATGATATTGGTCACTTGCTTTCCCTCCTAATAGAAGATAGGGAGAATATATTCCTGTTCCACTACTGAATGCCGTTCATTCATTCACACAATAAGCTCTTATAATCACTCGGGTAGTAATTGTGATAATCGAATTATGATCAACAAGTTAAACCGGCATTACTGTTGCTGTAAACTGGGTGGTGGCGGCCGCCGCCTTATTTTCATCCTTATGATCTTCGATCTCATTGTGGCGAATTGCTATGGTAGAGGAAACCCTCCAGATGGTTTGTCTGTTGAAGATTACTGATGATTTAACCTCAGGGATTTGACTTTCTTTCATACGTAGAAAAGGTGGTGTACTTGaattttttgggaaaaagaaaaagtcatatTTCTCTTTTGGCTTTAAGAAAAGattccattctcaattcctatGAAACCTGGAGCGATGAATCTGTTTGTATGGTCCAAATTGGTGAAAAAGTTTCAGAGTGCCGATTGGTGGGTATTCAACGGAGCGGATGGGTATGAGGATGAACTGAACAAGAATTGAACATCGAATCAGATTTGACATTAAACTTATCGGCCAAACTTGAACATATTCAAGAAACATGCAGGTCGCGAGACAGAGGTGCCTGCATTTTTTGCCTTCGCGTGAGCCTTGGAGGGGCAGAAAAAGATCAGGTTTCTGGTAATGGACATTAACGCTCCACAAGAAAGCTTGTTGATCTGGTAATGGAGGTTGTTATTGCTTTCTGGTAATTAACGCTCCATAAGAAAGCTTGTTGATCTGGTAATGGAGGTTGTTATTGCATGCCAgcgcagagagaaagaggggaagtGGGAcgtggggaagagagagagagaaattctTCTCTTTACTACTTTATgatcaaatattccaaaattgAGAAAGACTACTCGTATGCGCCCACCATCAAAGTCAAATGCTTACTAGGATTTTATTCATTTCTATGACCATTCCCTTCCATCTCAAATTGCCatcctttctcttttcaaagaagacaaattgtgtgtgtgtgtgtgagagagagagagagagagctctgaCTTTTTGCCTTTTCTAGGCTTTGATATCTTTTGCCCAATGCACCAATCTTCTCCACTCAAGCATTAAGAAAGAGAAGCGAACTCCAACTAGCAGCTACAACCATCATATGTGATTGCCCCCTTTCCTTTCAAAACCTGGGAAAAATCTTTGTGGGTCCATTTGACTAGACAAGTGGCCAAAGAATCTGATGGGACAAGTGGAATTTCTCAATTTGATAACACTTTTTGTTCTTCTGCTACCTCCCCTGGTTTTCAACTTTACTTTTCTAGCCACCGCCCTCCCAACCTTACAAATAGAGGCTACACCACTGGTCATTCCCACGTACAGTCTCCTGTAGATTACTGTGATCAGATGGAAGATCCaaatttttcttgtctttctgGAAGGGATGGAGTGAGCTTTGTAGCCAAGGATGACTTGCCTATAATGTTGCCTGCAAAATTAAGCATTAGAGGCTAGAAACTAATTCATACGGTTTGGACTTTAGGCTTAGGGGGTTATATTTTAGGTGAGTTGTCTTTGGCTACATAGACTGCCTCTATTCTTGTTTCCTCTTGACCTTGAAAGCAATCAATTGCAGTGATGGTTGGTCTCATCTTCTAAGTTTCTTATTGCATGAGgtaatgtttttctttccttttctatgATGAGTTGTTAATTATTGTAGTGATGATGGTCTCGATCTTTAGTTATTTCATACAAGTAGGCaaatctcttcttcttcttcttcttcttcttcttcttcttcttctgcttctctctctctcctctccatctctctcttcaTGTTGAGAACTAAAGAAGAGGGTAGCATTCTTTGACGCACCTAGCTGGAgctttttgagtttttaacTGCATGGAGCTTAGTAGCAATGCATAAGGGGCTgcgcccacacacacacacgtacagagagacagacagagacacacacacacacacacacacagactgTTACAAAGTTAGCAACACACAGCTATGTTTTCTTTTACTCTTGTTGATGTCATGGAGTGATTTGAGAGACAGATTGATGTGTACTGCACATACTCAAGCAAAACCAGTCTCCCCCTCAACCATTTCACAGTTTTCTCTCCTACCTTCATTATGCTCATCATGGCAACATTGGTGTAAAGCTCAAAGGATTCAACGACTTCAATTCTTGCAATATCTCATGCTACCAGATATCCACACCGCCGATCTGCTAGCAAAAATCTGTGCTGCTACTGTAAATCCACCAACAACACAAGGCTTTCATACAGCTTTGAGGGTATACATGAAGACCGAATCAAGTTTAGGGAAAGGCCAGCTTTCCCAGCGGTCGAAGAACTCATCAGGTGTCCTCTGCCTAAGAAGGGCAAGGATGGAGCTAGGCTACTGTATCATGAATTATATGGATGAAATGAGCTTAGGAAAGCACGGAGTGGGAGAATTTCTCTAAGACATTCAAGCAAGTTAATTTTGATGATAATGGTGGTGATCAGATATAATCTGCCTGAACTCATGCTCAGCAATTGCTAGCAAAGTAGATCTTAACCATggttaattttgaaaagaatgatCAACTTTGCTGTTCTTATTCTTCTCTAACTTGTATGTTGTAGCTAAACAATCATGATTAACTGAAAAAGGGAATGAGGATGGAAGTTGTGAAGTTTAATTCTTTACTTTATGTGGCGACAATGTTAAACCGTAAATAATAAGATGAACGTCTAAAGGAAAATAGGATGATTACTTACGATCGACAAGTTCTTCCGTTCACTGCACAGAATCGATTTCTTAACAATTATTGCTTTCGATATAGTTGCTTAATTCTTTTATGATATTGCAAgagctttctttcttttgtggcTTCGTCGCAAGTTTACTACCTAATAAACTTCTTTATCCGTGGTCATGTTGGGCACGTTAAAATGAACTAAACATGAACTCGTTCCTTTTCAGTAAACAAGCAAGGCCCAGACGTGAGCTTAATTTTTGGTTTGTAGGGCATGTCATTGCctaaatatctctctctctctctctctctctctctctctctctcacacacacacacacacacacacacacaattcaAGTTACCTTGTATGGTACTCGATCATTTTTGGATTGGACCCGGATCTGAATATGCGTCTACCTATCATGGTTCATGGATATCAACTGATCCTGCATGCCTCGATTCCCTTTACTAAGTATGAAGCTTATGAgtagcaacaacaacaagaacaagCACATCATTATTGAAACCTAAACCACACTTCCTCTTCACCAAGAAGACTAAAACATGCCAAAAAGCAACAAGGGACCAAAAGCAAAACAACTGGTTACAACAAAGAGTAGGGCACTTTGGCGACGAGGCCTTAGGACACATGCTGCGTTTCATGGGGAGTAGAGCAAATCGGGATAGCTACTCGGCCCGAGTACTGGATCTAGGATTGGCATAGCTCAATCACGGTGGGCACCTTGCCCTCCTTCAGTACTAGCGCTCTTGGGATGGTAGCCAGGCAGCTTCTCCTTGATCTTCTCCACTATGCCCTTCGTCTCAATTTCTGGACCTTCACCTTCATGGTAGCGCCCCTGGGGCTCAGGTTGATGTGCCACTGTATCAGCCAGCAGCGGCGATGTTGTTGGCCGTGGCGGTGCTGGGTTGGAATCGCCACCAGGCATTTTCTCCTTGATCTTCTCCAGGAAGCTCTTCTTCTCAGGGGGGTGTCCTTCCACTTCCACAACGGGCATCTCCTCCTTTACCAGCAGAAGCTCTTCGCCTTCAGCTCTAGgcttctcctcttctccacATATCTTCACCTTGATCTTGTCTTTCAggctcttcttctcttttttcttctttttgatctTCTCTTCGGAGTCGCCTTCTTCTTCGCCACTTGACTGAAAAGGTGCAAGAGACATTAGAACAGAAGTATTGTCTCCATGAATCGTTAAGCTGctctgaacgaaagaatcgggAACATATAAATTCTGAAGACGAAGTCATTCTTATTAGGCTGTAGAAATCGCTTCCAAATTAGCCACCACGTGGTGTTGCTTAATTTTCATGGCATGAATCATGATCCATGACAAACAGTTAGTTCGTAACTTCATaggatgtttatttttataatgatttATGGTAGTGCAACGGAGATTGCATGTTCAGGTCAATCAAGGACCTGTTTCCATCTCTTCATTAAATTCAAAACACAATTCAATatgttccatgaatatgaaCTAACAGATGGAAGGCAAATTAAATCTATATGGATTACACCAGAATTACGAGAGTTTCAAATCAAGTATAGAAAAGAAGGTGAACATGGCACTTACAGAGCTAGAATCATCAGAACCATGGAACTTCAAGCCATGGTACTGGTCgtcctccttctccttctccacaTTATCTTGCTTAAACTGCAAAACATTGACGTCCTCCAATTCAGTAGCTTggtggtcgtcctccttctcCTTTTTGAACACATCAAGCAAGCCCCTCCCCGAGACAACAGCCTCACTGTCATGGGACTTATGATCTTCAGCCATATTCACTGATCGAAAAGTTTCCCTGATCTGCTTCAACTTCCTTCAACCGGAAGGCTTTAAGCCAACCCACCGAACCCTCAAAAGCAGAGAAGCCTTGAAACCCTCAACAGGAAGAAGCGGTGAGGAGACGATGGTGCAGTTGGCCCCTTCTTATAGGGATGACGATGAACCATGGACGCCATGACTGTGATGAGAAGCTGGCGGAAGGGCCGGTACAAAACCGTCCAGCCAATATGAGCTCTCCACGTAGCCATGGGACCCACGAGGGATCCAATCTAGAGGTGGTATCGTCCTGCGTGGCGTCATCTTGACCGTCCTTCTGGATCTCCAGAGTTCTTTTTTTCGAGGAAGGAAGCCTGCCCAGGGCCCGGTGTCGGTGGTGTCGGTGAAATCGGGACCGTTGGGCCTTTAAGTAAGGATGGAAGGAGTACTTCGAGTATGGGAGGACGGTGTGGGTGCACATGCGGGCAAACGCCGATGAGTCAACTTCGTTGCCATCGAACCCATTTGAAACGCGTCGGATCCGAGGCAGCTCCGTCAAATGCACGTATTGATGGAATCAGATTTGATACGTCAAAAACTCCCTTACCAGATCCAGATTAATCACACAACCATATTGGATATGATAGGATTTTTACAAATTTAGAGCTCCCGCCCTTGCATGCAGGAGCGAAattaggaatttttcatgaggagatccgaattatagtttcaaaattttaacaagaggtgaaatatagttttttttttaatttttataaatttgaaaaaaaaaattgaagcaggCGCAAAATGTAGTCCCCCTAACTCCCCCTCTCCCTGCAAGGTCCAAGGCTTTATTCAACCAAATGTAGACCACTCCAAACCCTAATTAGTATTCCAATTGAATGCTCTAGTTACGTTAGATCGGTCGTGCACACATGGCTGCACATGCgccaagtcgagctctagtagggtcaactcaaactcgactcaaataagacaactcgagctcgaacttgacttgaactcgaATCGAGCTCGACAAAACAAGTTCAAGCTGGACTCAATAATACAACATcaagcttgaacttgactcacTTAACTTGTTGAACTCATATATGTTATGCATGTACCATTTACTTTGACTCCATTAACTCGTTCATTTGCCACTCACTTAATTTtagtcgagttcttacaactcgaacacGACtcaagcatacatttgaactcaaacttgacttgtttataaatgagtcaagttcgagtcaaactcgagctggctcgactcTTTGTGTAGCCATGGATCGTGTTTTAGAATGTAAAGGGTTTGGTGGATTTAGGCCAAAGTCAGCTTTTGCTGAACTCAACTGTCGGATTTTATATAATTCGAGCCcaatttagattttggatctcttCTAACAGTAACTAATTTTGCAGTTGACTGGCACAGGATCTGATATTTGTTGCACAATTGTGTCATATCTATGTTGGACTGTTTGTCAGATATTGAGACTTTTAGTTCTGAATCTCGTCATAAATTTGCATACTGAAATCTCTGAATTTGATTAGATTAATCCACATCTCTACATTTGACCtagctaaaaaaaatcataatataATGAATAATCAGATAGGTCTAATCTTTCATCTATGTCCACACTAAATCAGTTTAATTAATAATTATACTCGATTTTTATTGGAAATTTTCATTCGAAAAGTATACGTCGAGATTATGACACACCGATCAGCCTATTTTTAGAGTGACCTGAGAAGTTTGGTGCAATTTGTCCTTTTATCTTCTTAATTAGGGAATTGTCATTAATTCTGTAAATGGGACAAAGGAAGATGAAAACAAACAGACTTGCAGGTCTACGCCTTCTTTTggctcttttcttctttttcactccATTTTTTATCGTAGAGCGTGAGTCATATCTGTCCCTTCGATCTATGAGCGCATAAAATGCGTTTAACATCTGTAGCGCAAGCAAGAATTACTGTAAGATTAAACTTGCACGTCTCGCATTGCCATCTGCAAAAGTTTTCTGACTTCTGCAATGTGTCATTCATCTCAtgattttaattctaaaatttttactTTAAAGCATCTAACTTTAatgatcaaaacaaaaactgaatgCATCTAAAACAGGCAGCCAATACAAAATAATCGATCGAACGTGATCCTTTACGATTAAGCACCTTACTGTAAAATGTTTCGAATCTGAAGGTAAATGCCCAGAACATGTAATTGTTCCAACACAATCGCATCCTTAGTATTGCTTACATAACAGttgtttttttgtattaattaaACCATATTTCTTGAGTATGAAGTTAACGAATTTTACTTATGACTCCCACTTTGCTTCAAAAAGCCGTTGTGATTCAAGAAATAAGTATTTTGTTATTCTAACGCTAGTAATGTAAATTAAACgcatgaaaataattaaaaagagagaaaatgggcATACTACGCAAGCCTGAACAGATAAGCATCAAAGGTTTacgataaaaaagaaaacgagaaaAAAGGGCGAAATTTTAGGTAGATGATCGTCAAAATCCTAGATTTTTTGGTTTTGACTCGTGATATATTAACTCTTCTCCTGCCACCTTTCCCTTCTGCTACACTCTTCTTGCTGTCGTATCGCtattctctctctgtctttcctCTCCTGTCTGATCTCTCTCAGAGTTAGTCTAATGGAGACGGAGTATCAGCTGAAGACAGAAGGTTCTAATGTTGCAGGGCCAAGGTACGTGAGGCCAATCCAGATATCTCTtcgccttctctctctctttaccaCATTAGCAGCAACCATTGTAATGGCCCTCTCCAAAGAGACCTCCATCATTCCTCTGGttctctctcccctcctccCACCCATTCAGGTCGTTGCTCCTGCCAAGTACCACTATTCCTCTGCTTTTgtgtaagtctctctctctctctctctctctctctctatatatatatatatatatatatatatatatatatatatatatatatatatatatatatatatatatatatatatatatatatatatatgagaactAAATTGAAACCACGCATGCATTttggtttttctat encodes the following:
- the LOC116261965 gene encoding phosphoprotein ECPP44-like, which produces MAEDHKSHDSEAVVSGRGLLDVFKKEKEDDHQATELEDVNVLQFKQDNVEKEKEDDQYHGLKFHGSDDSSSSSGEEEGDSEEKIKKKKKEKKSLKDKIKVKICGEEEKPRAEGEELLLVKEEMPVVEVEGHPPEKKSFLEKIKEKMPGGDSNPAPPRPTTSPLLADTVAHQPEPQGRYHEGEGPEIETKGIVEKIKEKLPGYHPKSASTEGGQGAHRD